One stretch of Pomacea canaliculata isolate SZHN2017 linkage group LG11, ASM307304v1, whole genome shotgun sequence DNA includes these proteins:
- the LOC112574740 gene encoding dimethylaniline monooxygenase [N-oxide-forming] 5-like — protein sequence MAKRVAVIGGGCSGLAAIKCCLDEGLEPVCFERSDELGGLWHYTEQVTDGQACVMRSTVINTSKEMMCYSDYPIPKEYPNFMHNTYVWQYFQDYAKHFGLTDYIRYNMEVVSVKRAPDFLESGRWLIDTRDHKTGDTSRETFDAVMVCTGHHADKNVPHFAGLSDFQGKVQHSHDYRTAQGLEDKRVVVVGFGNSGVDLAVELSKVSKQVYLSTRRGGWLFHRVNEGNGLPSDLLFSSRLVSVIRSFLPLWLVQQLLKAKLNRKFDHYLYRLAPEDPPLSQHPVINDDLPNAIITGRVKVMADVKKFTSHGVEFVDESAVDNIDAVLLATGYIFGFPFVEKEVIDVQQNRIRLYQFCFPPDLQHNTIAFIGCFQPLGAIMPAAELQCRLAARVFKGEAQLPSRSEMWEDIRKKESEVAQRYVHTQRHTIQVDWVPFMDELANLIGCKPQIGSLLLSDPKLAWTLLTGPVTPYTYRLHGPGSWAGAREAVLTTMDRVRFPFSTKPVPRRFDANLRLLAHLLAIAVVIILILFIFL from the exons ATGGCGAAGCGGGTGGCAGTGATCGGTGGCGGGTGTAGTGGACTAGCGGCCATCAAGTGCTGCCTGGATGAAGGGTTGGAACCCGTGTGTTTCGAGCGTAGCGACGAGCTGGGCGGCCTGTGGCACTACACGGAGCAGGTGACGGACGGCCAAGCCTGCGTCATGAGGTCAACGGTCATCAACACCAGCAAGGAGATGATGTGCTACAGCGACTACCCCATCCCCAAGGAGTACCCTAACTTCATGCACAACACCTACGTGTGGCAGTACTTCCAGGACTACGCCAAACACTTCGGCCTGACTGACTACATTCGCTACAACATGGAGGTGGTGAGCGTCAAGCGAGCCCCTGACTTCCTGGAGTCTGGACGCTGGCTCATTGACA CGCGAGATCACAAGACCGGCGACACGAGCCGCGAGACGTTTGACGCTGTGATGGTGTGCACGGGCCACCACGCGGACAAGAACGTGCCGCACTTCGCCGGCCTGAGCGACTTCCAGGGCAAGGTACAGCACTCCCACGACTACCGCACTGCCCAGGGGCTGGAGGACAAgcgggttgtggtggtgggCTTTGGCAACTCCGGTGTGGACCTGGCGGTGGAGCTCAGCAAAGTGTCCAAG CAAGTGTACTTGAGTACCCGACGGGGCGGATGGTTATTCCACAGGGTCAACGAAGGAAATGGTCTGCCATCCGATCTTTTATTCAGCAGCCGTTTAGTTTCTGTGATACGAAGCTTTCTTCCATTGTGGTTGGTGCAGCAACTCCTTAAGGCAAAACTCAACAG GAAATTTGACCACTACCTGTATCGTCTGGCACCGGAAGATCCTCCTCTTTCACAACACCCTGTAATTAACGATGACCTGCCGAATGCCATCATCACCGGGCGAGTGAAGGTGATGGCTGACGTCAAGAAATTCACTTCACATGGAGTGGAGTTTGTGGACGAGAGTGCCGTGGACAACATAGACGCA GTTCTGCTGGCCACGGGTTACATCTTCGGTTTCCCGTTCGTGGAGAAGGAGGTGATCGACGTCCAGCAGAACCGTATTCGGCTCTACCAGTTCTGCTTCCCACCCGACCTGCAGCACAACACCATCGCCTTCATTGGCTGCTTCCAGCCTCTGGGCGCCATCATGCCAGCCGCTGAACTCCAGTGTCGACTGGCGGCCAGAGTCTTTAAG GGCGAGGCACAGTTGCCGTCGCGGTCCGAGATGTGGGAGGACATCAGGAAGAAGGAGTCAGAGGTGGCACAACGCTACGTGCACACTCAGCGCCACACCATCCAGGTGGACTGGGTGCCCTTCATGGACGAGCTGGCAAATCTCATCGGCTGCAAGCCGCAGATTG GTTCCTTGTTGCTGTCTGACCCGAAACTAGCCTGGACCCTGTTGACGGGGCCCGTGACCCCCTACACATATCGTCTGCACGGTCCGGGGTCGTGGGCTGGAGCTCGGGAGGCTGTCCTTACCACCATGGACAGGGTTCGATTCCCGTTCAGCACTAAGCCCGTCCCTCGCCGCTTTGACGCCAACCTGAGACTGCTCGCTCACCTGTTAGCCATCGCTGTGGTTATCATCctcatactttttatttttctctaa
- the LOC112574742 gene encoding dimethylaniline monooxygenase [N-oxide-forming] 5-like produces MAKRVAVIGGGCSGLAAIKCCLDEGLEPVCFERTDELGGLWHYTEQVKDGQACVMRSTVINSSKEMMCYSDYPIPKEYPNFMHNTYVWQYFQDYAKHFGLTDYIRYNMEVVSVKRAPDFLESGRWLIDTRDHKTGDTSRETFDAVMVCTGHHADKNVPHFAGLSDFQGKVQHSHDYRTAQGLEDKRVVVVGLGNSGVDLAVELSKVSKQVYLSTRRGGWIFNRIDEGSGLPFDLKFSGRLFSTIQSFLPFWLVQQIIKAKLNRKFDHYLYRLAPEDPPLSQQPVINDDLPNAIITGRVKVMADIKKFTSHGVEFVYGSAVDNIDAVLLATGYIFGFPFVEKEVIDVQQNRLPLFKFCFPPDLQHNTIAFIGFFQPLGAIMPAAELQCRLAARVFKGEAKLPSRSEMWEDIRKKEAAMAQRYVHTQRHTIQVDSLPFMDELANLIGCKPQIGSLLLSDPKLAWTVLMGPVTPFTYRLHGPGSWAGAREAVLTTMDRVRFPFSTKPVPRRFDANLRLLAHLLAIAVVIVLMLFIFL; encoded by the exons ATGGCGAAGCGGGTGGCAGTGATCGGTGGCGGGTGTAGTGGACTAGCAGCCATCAAGTGCTGCCTGGATGAAGGGTTGGAACCCGTGTGTTTCGAGCGCACCGACGAGCTGGGCGGCCTGTGGCACTACACGGAGCAGGTGAAGGACGGCCAGGCCTGCGTCATGAGGTCAACGgtcatcaacagcagcaaggAGATGATGTGTTACAGCGACTACCCCATCCCCAAGGAGTACCCTAACTTCATGCACAACACCTACGTGTGGCAGTACTTCCAGGACTACGCCAAACACTTCGGCCTCACTGACTACATTCGCTACAACATGGAGGTGGTGAGCGTCAAGCGAGCCCCTGACTTCCTGGAGTCGGGACGCTGGCTCATAGACA CGCGAGATCACAAGACCGGCGACACGAGCCGCGAGACGTTTGACGCTGTGATGGTGTGCACGGGCCACCACGCGGACAAGAACGTGCCGCACTTCGCCGGCCTGAGCGACTTCCAGGGCAAGGTACAGCACTCCCACGACTACCGCACTGCCCAGGGGCTGGAGGACAAgcgggttgtggtggtgggCTTGGGCAACTCCGGCGTGGACCTAGCCGTGGAGCTCAGCAAAGTGTCCAAG CAAGTGTACTTGAGTACACGACGGGGCGGATGGATATTCAACAGGATCGACGAAGGAAGTGGTCTGCCCTTTGATCTCAAATTCAGCGGCCGTTTATTTTCTACAATACAAAGCTTTCTTCCGTTTTGGTTGGTGCAGCAAATCATTAAGGCAAAACTCAACAG GAAATTTGACCACTACCTGTATCGTCTGGCACCAGAAGATCCTCCTCTTTCACAGCAACCTGTAATTAACGATGACCTGCCGAATGCCATCATCACCGGGCGAGTGAAGGTGATGGCTGATATCAAGAAATTCACTTCACATGGAGTTGAGTTTGTGTACGGGAGTGCCGTGGACAACATAGACGCA GTTCTGCTGGCCACGGGTTACATCTTCGGTTTCCCGTTCGTGGAGAAGGAGGTGATCGACGTCCAGCAGAACCGCCTGCCGCTCTTCAAGTTCTGCTTCCCACCCGACCTGCAGCACAACACAATCGCCTTCATTGGCTTCTTCCAGCCTCTGGGCGCCATCATGCCAGCCGCCGAACTGCAGTGTCGACTGGCGGCCAGAGTCTTTAAG GGCGAGGCCAAGTTGCCGTCGCGGTCTGAGATGTGGGAGGACATCAGGAAGAAGGAGGCGGCGATGGCACAACGCTACGTGCACACTCAGCGCCACACAATCCAGGTGGACTCCCTGCCCTTCATGGACGAGCTGGCAAATCTCATCGGCTGCAAGCCACAGATTG GTTCTTTGTTGCTGTCTGACCCCAAACTAGCCTGGACCGTGTTGATGGGGCCCGTGACCCCCTTCACATATCGTCTGCACGGTCCGGGGTCGTGGGCTGGAGCACGGGAGGCTGTCCTCACCACCATGGACAGGGTTCGATTCCCGTTCAGCACTAAGCCCGTCCCTCGCCGCTTTGACGCCAACTTGAGACTGCTCGCTCACCTGTTAGCCATCGCTGTGGTTATCGTCctcatgctttttatttttctctaa
- the LOC112574741 gene encoding dimethylaniline monooxygenase [N-oxide-forming] 5-like, whose translation MAKRVAVIGGGCSGLAAIKCCLDEGLEPVCFERTDELGGLWHYTEQVKDGQACVMRSTVINTSKEMMCYSDYPIPKEYPNFMHNTYVWQYFQDYAKHFGLTDYIRYNMEVVSVKRAPDFLESGRWLIDTRDHKTGDTSRETFDAVMVCTGHHADKNVPHFAGLSDFQGKVQHSHDYRTAQGLEDKRVVVVGLGNSGVDLAVELSKVSKQVYLSTRRGGWIFNRVDEGSGLPFDLTFSGRLFSTIQSFLPFWLVQQIVMAKLNRKFDHYLYRLAPEDPPLSQHPVVNDDLPNAIITGRVKVMADIKKFTSHGVEFVDGSAEDNIDAVLLATGYIFGFPFVEKEVIDVQQNRLPLFKFCFPPDLQHNTIAFIGCFQPLGAIMPAAELQCRLAARVFKGEAKLPSRSEMWEDIRKKEAAMAQRYVHTQRHTIQVDWVPFMDELANLIGCKPQIGSLFLSDPKLAWTVLMGPVTPYTYRLHGPGSWAGAREAVLTTMDRVRFPFSTKPVPRRFDANLRLLAHLLAIAVVIILMLFIFL comes from the exons ATGGCGAAGCGGGTGGCAGTGATCGGTGGCGGGTGTAGTGGACTAGCGGCCATCAAGTGCTGCCTGGATGAAGGGTTGGAACCCGTGTGTTTCGAGCGCACCGACGAGCTGGGCGGCCTGTGGCACTACACGGAGCAGGTGAAGGACGGCCAGGCCTGCGTCATGAGGTCAACGGTCATCAACACCAGCAAAGAGATGATGTGCTACAGCGACTACCCCATCCCCAAGGAGTACCCTAACTTCATGCACAACACCTACGTGTGGCAGTACTTCCAAGACTACGCCAAACACTTCGGCCTGACTGACTACATTCGCTACAACATGGAGGTGGTGAGCGTCAAGCGAGCCCCTGACTTCCTGGAGTCTGGACGCTGGCTCATAGACA CGCGAGATCACAAGACCGGCGACACGAGCCGCGAGACGTTTGACGCTGTGATGGTGTGCACGGGCCACCACGCGGACAAGAACGTGCCGCACTTCGCCGGCCTGAGCGACTTCCAGGGCAAGGTACAGCACTCCCACGACTACCGCACTGCCCAGGGGCTGGAGGACAAgcgggttgtggtggtgggCTTGGGCAACTCCGGCGTGGACCTGGCTGTGGAGCTCAGCAAAGTGTCCAAG CAAGTGTACTTGAGTACACGACGGGGTGGATGGATATTCAACAGGGTCGACGAAGGAAGTGGTCTGCCATTTGATCTCACATTCAGCGGCCGATTATTTTCTACAATACAAAGCTTTCTTCCGTTTTGGCTGGTGCAGCAAATCGTTATGGCAAAACTCAACAG GAAATTTGACCACTACCTGTATCGTCTGGCACCGGAAGATCCTCCTCTTTCACAGCACCCTGTCGTTAACGATGACCTGCCGAATGCCATCATCACCGGGCGAGTGAAAGTGATGGCTGACATCAAGAAATTCACTTCACATGGAGTGGAGTTTGTGGACGGGAGTGCCGAGGACAACATAGACGCA GTTCTGCTGGCCACGGGTTACATCTTCGGTTTCCCGTTCGTGGAGAAGGAGGTAATCGATGTCCAGCAGAACCGCCTGCCGCTCTTCAAGTTCTGCTTCCCACCCGACCTGCAGCACAACACCATCGCCTTCATTGGCTGCTTCCAGCCTCTGGGCGCCATCATGCCAGCCGCCGAACTGCAGTGTCGACTGGCGGCCAGAGTCTTTAAG GGCGAAGCCAAGTTGCCGTCGCGGTCCGAGATGTGGGAGGACATCAGGAAGAAGGAGGCGGCGATGGCACAACGCTACGTGCACACTCAGCGCCACACCATCCAGGTGGACTGGGTGCCCTTCATGGACGAGCTGGCAAATCTCATCGGCTGCAAGCCGCAGATTG GTTCTTTGTTCCTGTCTGACCCCAAACTAGCCTGGACCGTGTTGATGGGGCCCGTGACCCCCTACACATATCGTCTGCACGGTCCGGGGTCGTGGGCCGGAGCCCGGGAGGCTGTCCTCACCACCATGGACAGGGTTCGATTCCCGTTCAGCACTAAGCCCGTCCCTCGCCGCTTTGACGCCAACCTGAGACTGCTCGCTCACCTGTTAGCCATCGCTGTGGTTATCATC ctcatgctttttatttttctctaa